The genomic interval ATATGCAGTTCAGCTTAATCATGTGCCGGAGATCATCCTTTATCTTATGATTTTACTTGCCACTATCAGTACATTTACCCTGGGGTTCGGCTGCGGACTGGAAAAGAACAGGAAGTTTATATTTTCATACAGCCTGGTAGTTCTGATGATTCTGGTATTGATGGTGATTATCGATCTTGACCGACCCCTAAGGGGAATAATCAGAGTTGGGGATAAAAGTCTGCTGGATCTGGACCAATCTATAGAAAAGTATTCCCCATTGAAAGCAAAAGGATAACAGAATAAACATCTTTTACCCTATACCTGTTGTATTTATTCTTAGCAAGGTCAATTCATGCAGATTTTAAAATTTTCAGGTTGGAAAATATTTTTTTTATCAAGCATCATCCTTTTAATGGTTAATGCCTGCAAAGATCCTGACCCTGTAAATGATCTGGAGCCTTTTCAAAAGGATCTATATATATCAAACAGAGACGCTTCGGTTAATTTTTCTGATTATAAAACATACTTTCTCCTTGATACTCTTCAAAAGATTGGAAAAGATACTATGAGCATTAAGAAAAATTATCTGACAGAGCATTTGATTATTCAGGCTATTGATTCCAATCTTCTGAATTATGGATTTGTAAAAGTCAACAAAGATCAGCACCCTGATGTGGCTGTGGTTGCTTCTGTTTTAAGGTTCAAGGAATCCGTTCCTCTTTCTTATTCGCCAACTTTGTTTGGTCCGGGAGTATTTGGATATGCTTCTTCCAGCGAGTTTGGTTTTCCAGGGTATCAATTTTCAGCACCTGATAATTTTGGATTTTATTCTTTTGATATAGGAAGCCTGACCATTGATATGCTAGATCTGAAAAATGCGCCATCAGCAGGAAAGTTGAATGTAATCTGGAATGGTATTATTGCCGGTTCTGCCAATGATTCTCTTGTCGCTAATCCGCAAAGGGTGTTAACAGGTATTAATGTTTTGTTTGAGCAATCACCATATTTAAAGGATGGAAAGTAAGTTTTAAGTTAAAAGTATAAAGTTGATAGTATAAAGTTAAAAACTTAAAGCCTAGCCTAAAGCCAATGGATATAACTCAAAGCAATGTTTAATGTGAATTAACTAAGTGATGGATCATTGATACTTTGTTTATGATTTACAAATTGTCTTTCAATATTTTAAAACTTTACACTTTCAACTTTATACTTTCATAAAATGTGGACTAGTATATTAAAATCGATTTGTATGGTCTGTTGTATTACTCTTGTAAATGTAGAGACAATGGCTCAATACAGAAATTTGTTCTTATACAATTATTCAGCAGGAAAAGCAGTTGGGACACTCAATGATTTTATAGATAAAAAGTATTACGATGGGTTTCATATTGATTTAAGACATTTTTTTAAAGATGAATATTCCTTGGGATTTCGGATTGGATGGAATAATGTAAAAGCTGTTCTTGATCGTCAGAGTTTTCAGACTGAAAAGGGAACTGTTTCTGCTATCCAGACCAGGTATATGAGTAGTTTGCCTGTAGTGCTGAATGCTTTTTATTATCCTGTAAAGGGGAAACTGCTTATACCATATGCAGGTGGAAGTCTTGGTCTATATGTTATGGACTATCAAAAATGGTTTGGCTCTGTTGCCTTCAAAAATAAATCATTCAGACCTGGAATAAGTCCGGAAATTGGCTTTTTAGCACCTATAAAAAAATCAGAGATAGGCGTAGGAGCCTTCGCCCGGTTCAATTATGTCGTGTATTCTCATGAAGAGGTGAAAAATATGATCTATCTGGAGCTGGGGTTAAGTATCTTCTTTGGGGATAAGATTGGGAAGGAGGAAGTTAAGTGTGAATGAAGATTTAAGCTCAAAGCGAAACTTCGGCTTTACGCTTTGTGCTTTCCGCTTTTCACAAGATGGTAAGAATTCGCCTGCGCAGTCGGTGTTACGACAAGATCATTAATGCATACATGGTCTGGTAATGAAGC from Sporocytophaga myxococcoides carries:
- a CDS encoding DUF4136 domain-containing protein; its protein translation is MQILKFSGWKIFFLSSIILLMVNACKDPDPVNDLEPFQKDLYISNRDASVNFSDYKTYFLLDTLQKIGKDTMSIKKNYLTEHLIIQAIDSNLLNYGFVKVNKDQHPDVAVVASVLRFKESVPLSYSPTLFGPGVFGYASSSEFGFPGYQFSAPDNFGFYSFDIGSLTIDMLDLKNAPSAGKLNVIWNGIIAGSANDSLVANPQRVLTGINVLFEQSPYLKDGK